Proteins encoded by one window of Sorex araneus isolate mSorAra2 chromosome 3, mSorAra2.pri, whole genome shotgun sequence:
- the FLG gene encoding filaggrin, translated as MKFIIHDDEGSDASYTTEEELHADRAAPGSSQERPQISHRGQHERTDAAHGHSGTGTAREHGTARGQSTDSPRRSGSRHAETSSRGQTRTSAQAGRGGQQEQAADGSRRKASARGQSPSGSSTERTRASAASPQASDSEASSEESSHTAGRSGATSGSQRASTRGQAPDGARRSGSRHAQTATHTQADSGRARSGSSTREAEGRRRQPSADAPRHSGQAQGHTSSGSRAGRRRDSSASQDSEAEAQNQHADGQTRGTHKTARATHEGQREATQGRSRDTSGHSGAHLYLMSSHEDQEEEKGQSKPRTGGRQGSRHQQEADSTRHAGSSGRRTESAHGHAGAGTGARQGSQHEQARDSAARSQSARAPSSAETRPRGSRGSSVSQDSDSEGHSEQSERRSGRTSESHRQSGDSARQSGAHGGQRAQRHQSDAAHGHSGTGTAREHGTARGQSTDSPRRSGSRHAETSSRGQTRTSAQAGRGGQQEQAADGSRRKASARGQSPSGSSTERTRASAASPQASDSEASSEESSHTAGRSGATSGSQRASTRGQAPDGARRSGSRHAQTATHTQADSGRARSGSSTREAEGRRRQPSADAPRHSGQAQGHTSSGSRAGRRRDSSASQDSEAEAQNQHADGQTRGTHKTARATHEGQREATQGRSRDTSGHSGAHLYLMSSHEDQEEEKGQSKPRTGGRQGSRHQQEADSTRHAGSSGRRTESAHGHAGAGTGARQGSQHEQARDSAARSQSARAPSSAETRPRGSRGSSVSQDSDSEGHSEQSERRSGRTSESHRQSGDSARQSGAHGGQRAQRHQSDAAHGHSGTGTAREHGTARGQSTDSPRRSGSRHAETSSRGQTRTSAQAGRGGQQEQAADGSRRKASARGQSPSGSSTERTRASAASPQASDSEASSEESSHTAGRSGATSGSQRASTRGQAPDGARRSGSRHAQTATHTQADSGRARSGSSTREAEGRRRQPSADAPRHSGQAQGHTSSGSRAGRRRDSSASQDSEAEAQNQHADGQTRGTHKTARATHEGQREATQGRSRDTSGHSGAHLYLMSSHEDQEEEKGQSKPRTGGRQGSRHQQEADSTRHAGSSGRRTESAHGHAGAGTGARQGSQHEQARDSAARSQSARAPSSAETRPRGSRGSSVSQDSDSEGHSEQSERRSGRTSESHRQSGDSARQSGAHGGQRAQRHQSDAAHGHSGTGTAREHGTARGQSTDSPRRSGSRHAETSSRGQTRTSAQAGRGGQQEQAADGSRRKASARGQSPSGSSTERTRASAASPQASDSEASSEESSHTAGRSGATSGSQRASTRGQAPDGARRSGSRHAQTATHTQADSGRARSGSSTREAEGRRRQPSADAPRHSGQAQGHTSSGSRAGRRRDSSASQDSEAEAQNQHADGQTRGTHKTARATHEGQREATQGRSRDTSGHSGAHLYLMSSHEDQEEEKGQSKPRTGGRQGSRHQQEADSTRHAGSSGRRTESAHGHAGAGTGARQGSQHEQARDSAARSQSARAPSSAETRPRGSRGSSVSQDSDSEGHSEQSERRSGRTSESHRQSGDSARQSGAHGGQRAQRHQSDAAHGHSGTGTAREHGTARGQSTDSPRRSGSRHAETSSRGQTRTSAQAGRGGQQEQAADGSRRKASARGQSPSGSSTERTRASAASPQASDSEASSEESSHTAGRSGATSGSQRASTRGQAPDGARRSGSRHAQTATHTQADSGRARSGSSTREAEGRRRQPSADAPRHSGQAQGHTSSGSRAGRRRDSSASQDSEAEAQNQHADGQTRGTHKTARATHEGQREATQGRSRDTSGHSGAHLYLMSSHEDQEEEKGQSKPRTGGRQGSRHQQEADSTRHAGSSGRRTESAHGHAGAGTGARQGSQHEQARDSAARSQSARAPSSAETRPRGSRGSSVSQDSDSEGHSEQSERRSGRTSESHRQSGDSARQSGAHGGQRAQRHQSDAAHGHSGTGTAREHGTARGQSTDSPRRSGSRHAETSSRGQTRTSAQAGRGGQQEQAADGSRRKASARGQSPSGSSTERTRASAASPQASDSEASSEESSHTAGRSGATSGSQRASTRGQAPDGARRSGSRHAQTATHTQADSGRARSGSSTREAEGRRRQPSADAPRHSGQAQGHTSSGSRAGRRRDSSASQDSEAEAQNQHADGQTRGTHKTARATHEGQREATQGRSRDTSGHSGAHLYLMSSHEDQEEEKGQSKPRTGGRQGSRHQQEADSTRHAGSSGRRTESAHGHAGAGTGARQGSQHEQARDSAARSQSARAPSSAETRPRGSRGSSVSQDSDSEGHSEQSERRSGRTSESHRQSGDSARQSGAHGGQRAQRHQSDAAHGHSGTGTAREHGTARGQSTDSPRRSGSRHAETSSRGQTRTSAQAGRGGQQEQAADGSRRKASARGQSPSGSSTERTRASAASPQASDSEASSEESSHTAGRSGATSGSQRASTRGQAPDGARRSGSRHAQTATHTQADSGRARSGSSTREAEGRRRQPSADAPRHSGQAQGHTSSGSRAGRRRDSSASQDSEAEAQNQHADGQTRGTHKTARATHEGQREATQGRSRDTSGHSGAHLYLMSSHEDQEEEKGQSKPRTGGRQGSRHQQEADSTRHAGSSGRRTESAHGHAGAGTGARQGSQHEQARDSAARSQSARAPSSAETRPRGSRGSSVSQDSDSEGHSEQSERRSGRTSESHRQSGDSARQSGAHGGQRAQRHQSDAAHGHSGTGTAREHGTARGQSTDSPRRSGSRHAETSSRGQTRTSAQAGRGGQQEQAADGSRRKASARGQSPSGSSTERTRASAASPQASDSEASSEESSHTAGRSGATSGSQRASTRGQAPDGARRSGSRHAQTATHTQADSGRARSGSSTREAEGRRRQPSADAPRHSGQAQGHTSSGSRAGRRRDSSASQDSEAEAQNQHADGQTRGTHKTARATHEGQREATQGRSRDTSGHSGAHLYLMSSHEDQEEEKGQSKPRTGGRQGSRHQQEADSTRHAGSSGRRTESAHGHAGAGTGARQGSQHEQARDSAARSQSARAPSSAETRPRGSRGSSVSQDSDSEGHSEQSERRSGRTSESHRQSGDSARQSGAHGGQRAQRHQSDAAHGHSGTGTAREHGTARGQSTDSPRRSGSRHAETSSRGQTRTSAQAGRGGQQEQAADGSRRKASARGQSPSGSSTERTRASAASPQASDSEASSEESSHTAGRSGATSGSQRASTRGQAPDGARRSGSRHAQTATHTQADSGRTRSGSSTREAEGRRRQPSADAPRHSGQAQGHTSAGSRAGRRRDSSASQDSEAEAQNQHSDGGQSGSTDDHVGLFSQNHRVSYSHNSSTDSGSVYSPENSKHLDFTQYEVYYYYD; from the coding sequence ATGAAATTCATTATACATGATGATGAAGGTTCAGATGCCAGTTATACTACAGAAGAAGAACTGCACGCAGACAGGGCTGCACCAGGGTCCTCACAAGAAAGGCCGCAGATATCTCACAGAGGACAGCATGAGCGGACCGACGCTGCCCACGGACACTCGGGCACGGGCACCGCCAGGGAACACGGCACGGCACGCGGTCAGTCCACAGACAGCCCCCGGCGATCGGGCTCCCGTCACGCCGAGACTTCCTCTCGCGGACAGACCAGGACCAGCGCCCAGGCAGGCCGCGGCGGCCAGCAGGAGCAGGCAGCCGACGGCTCCCGGCGCAAGGCCTCCGCCCGGGGACAGTCCCCCTCGGGCTCCAGCACAGAGCGAACCCGCGCATCCGCCGCCTCTCCCCAGGCCAGCGACAGCGAAGCCTCCTCGGAGGAGTCCTCCCACACCGCCGGGCGCTCTGGGGCCACCTCCGGCAGCCAGCGCGCCTCCACGCGAGGCCAGGCCCCGGACGGCGCCAGGCGCTCGGGCTCCCGCCACGCCCAGACTGCCACACACACGCAGGCCGACTCTGGCCGCGCACGCTCGGGCTCCAGCACCAGGGAGGCTGAGGGGCGCCGCCGCCAGCCCTCTGCTGACGCCCCCAGACActcaggccaggcccagggccacacCTCCTCTGGGTCCCGGGCCGGCAGGCGCCGCGACTCCAGCGCCAGTCAGGACAGCGAGGCCGAGGCGCAGAACCAGCACGCAGATGGCCAGACCCGAGGCACCCACAAGACCGCCAGGGCGACGCACGAGGGTCAACGCGAGGCAACACAAGGCCGGTCGCGCGACACCTCTGGACACTCTGGGGCTCACCTCTACCTGATGTCCTCCCACGAGGaccaggaagaggaaaaaggacaGTCCAAGCCCAGGACCGGCGGCAGACAGGGCTCGCGCCACCAGCAGGAGGCCGACAGCACCCGGCACGCGGGGTCCAGCGGGAGACGCACTGAGTCTGCGCACGGCCACGCTGGAGCCGGCACGGGCGCCAGACAGGGCTCCCAGCACGAGCAGGCTAGAGACAGCGCCGCGCGCTCCCAGTCGGCCCGGGCCCCATCGTCCGCGGAGACCAGGCCCAGAGGAAGCAGGGGCTCCAGCGTCAGCCAGGACAGCGACAGCGAGGGTCACTCAGAGCAGTCCGAGAGGCGCTCGGGGCGCACCTCCGAGAGCCACCGCCAGTCGGGCGACAGCGCCAGGCAGTCTGGGGCCCATGGAGGCCAGAGAGCCCAGCGCCACCAGTCTGACGCTGCCCACGGACACTCGGGCACGGGCACCGCCAGGGAACACGGCACGGCACGCGGTCAGTCCACAGACAGCCCCCGGCGATCGGGCTCCCGTCACGCCGAGACTTCCTCTCGCGGACAGACCAGGACCAGCGCCCAGGCAGGCCGCGGCGGCCAGCAGGAGCAGGCAGCCGACGGCTCCCGGCGCAAGGCCTCCGCCCGGGGACAGTCCCCCTCGGGCTCCAGCACAGAGCGAACCCGCGCATCCGCCGCCTCTCCCCAGGCCAGCGACAGCGAAGCCTCCTCGGAGGAGTCCTCCCACACCGCCGGGCGCTCTGGGGCCACCTCCGGCAGCCAGCGCGCCTCCACGCGAGGCCAGGCCCCGGACGGCGCCAGGCGCTCGGGCTCCCGCCACGCCCAGACTGCCACACACACGCAGGCCGACTCTGGCCGCGCACGCTCGGGCTCCAGCACCAGGGAGGCTGAGGGGCGCCGCCGCCAGCCCTCTGCTGACGCCCCCAGACActcaggccaggcccagggccacacCTCCTCTGGGTCCCGGGCCGGCAGGCGCCGCGACTCCAGCGCCAGTCAGGACAGCGAGGCCGAGGCGCAGAACCAGCACGCAGATGGCCAGACCCGAGGCACCCACAAGACCGCCAGGGCGACGCACGAGGGTCAACGCGAGGCAACACAAGGCCGGTCGCGCGACACCTCTGGACACTCTGGGGCTCACCTCTACCTGATGTCCTCCCACGAGGaccaggaagaggaaaaaggacaGTCCAAGCCCAGGACCGGCGGCAGACAGGGCTCGCGCCACCAGCAGGAGGCCGACAGCACCCGGCACGCGGGGTCCAGCGGGAGACGCACTGAGTCTGCGCACGGCCACGCTGGAGCCGGCACGGGCGCCAGACAGGGCTCCCAGCACGAGCAGGCTAGAGACAGCGCCGCGCGCTCCCAGTCGGCCCGGGCCCCATCGTCCGCGGAGACCAGGCCCAGAGGAAGCAGGGGCTCCAGCGTCAGCCAGGACAGCGACAGCGAGGGTCACTCAGAGCAGTCCGAGAGGCGCTCGGGGCGCACCTCCGAGAGCCACCGCCAGTCGGGCGACAGCGCCAGGCAGTCTGGGGCCCATGGAGGCCAGAGAGCCCAGCGCCACCAGTCTGACGCTGCCCACGGACACTCGGGCACGGGCACCGCCAGGGAACACGGCACGGCACGCGGTCAGTCCACAGACAGCCCCCGGCGATCGGGCTCCCGTCACGCCGAGACTTCCTCTCGCGGACAGACCAGGACCAGCGCCCAGGCAGGCCGCGGCGGCCAGCAGGAGCAGGCAGCCGACGGCTCCCGGCGCAAGGCCTCCGCCCGGGGACAGTCCCCCTCGGGCTCCAGCACAGAGCGAACCCGCGCATCCGCCGCCTCTCCCCAGGCCAGCGACAGCGAAGCCTCCTCGGAGGAGTCCTCCCACACCGCCGGGCGCTCTGGGGCCACCTCCGGCAGCCAGCGCGCCTCCACGCGAGGCCAGGCCCCGGACGGCGCCAGGCGCTCGGGCTCCCGCCACGCCCAGACTGCCACACACACGCAGGCCGACTCTGGCCGCGCACGCTCGGGCTCCAGCACCAGGGAGGCTGAGGGGCGCCGCCGCCAGCCCTCTGCTGACGCCCCCAGACActcaggccaggcccagggccacacCTCCTCTGGGTCCCGGGCCGGCAGGCGCCGCGACTCCAGCGCCAGTCAGGACAGCGAGGCCGAGGCGCAGAACCAGCACGCAGATGGCCAGACCCGAGGCACCCACAAGACCGCCAGGGCGACGCACGAGGGTCAACGCGAGGCAACACAAGGCCGGTCGCGCGACACCTCTGGACACTCTGGGGCTCACCTCTACCTGATGTCCTCCCACGAGGaccaggaagaggaaaaaggacaGTCCAAGCCCAGGACCGGCGGCAGACAGGGCTCGCGCCACCAGCAGGAGGCCGACAGCACCCGGCACGCGGGGTCCAGCGGGAGACGCACTGAGTCTGCGCACGGCCACGCTGGAGCCGGCACGGGCGCCAGACAGGGCTCCCAGCACGAGCAGGCTAGAGACAGCGCCGCGCGCTCCCAGTCGGCCCGGGCCCCATCGTCCGCGGAGACCAGGCCCAGAGGAAGCAGGGGCTCCAGCGTCAGCCAGGACAGCGACAGCGAGGGTCACTCAGAGCAGTCCGAGAGGCGCTCGGGGCGCACCTCCGAGAGCCACCGCCAGTCGGGCGACAGCGCCAGGCAGTCTGGGGCCCATGGAGGCCAGAGAGCCCAGCGCCACCAGTCTGACGCTGCCCACGGACACTCGGGCACGGGCACCGCCAGGGAACACGGCACGGCACGCGGTCAGTCCACAGACAGCCCCCGGCGATCGGGCTCCCGTCACGCCGAGACTTCCTCTCGCGGACAGACCAGGACCAGCGCCCAGGCAGGCCGCGGCGGCCAGCAGGAGCAGGCAGCCGACGGCTCCCGGCGCAAGGCCTCCGCCCGGGGACAGTCCCCCTCGGGCTCCAGCACAGAGCGAACCCGCGCATCCGCCGCCTCTCCCCAGGCCAGCGACAGCGAAGCCTCCTCGGAGGAGTCCTCCCACACCGCCGGGCGCTCTGGGGCCACCTCCGGCAGCCAGCGCGCCTCCACGCGAGGCCAGGCCCCGGACGGCGCCAGGCGCTCGGGCTCCCGCCACGCCCAGACTGCCACACACACGCAGGCCGACTCTGGCCGCGCACGCTCGGGCTCCAGCACCAGGGAGGCTGAGGGGCGCCGCCGCCAGCCCTCTGCTGACGCCCCCAGACActcaggccaggcccagggccacacCTCCTCTGGGTCCCGGGCCGGCAGGCGCCGCGACTCCAGCGCCAGTCAGGACAGCGAGGCCGAGGCGCAGAACCAGCACGCAGATGGCCAGACCCGAGGCACCCACAAGACCGCCAGGGCGACGCACGAGGGTCAACGCGAGGCAACACAAGGCCGGTCGCGCGACACCTCTGGACACTCTGGGGCTCACCTCTACCTGATGTCCTCCCACGAGGaccaggaagaggaaaaaggacaGTCCAAGCCCAGGACCGGCGGCAGACAGGGCTCGCGCCACCAGCAGGAGGCCGACAGCACCCGGCACGCGGGGTCCAGCGGGAGACGCACTGAGTCTGCGCACGGCCACGCTGGAGCCGGCACGGGCGCCAGACAGGGCTCCCAGCACGAGCAGGCTAGAGACAGCGCCGCGCGCTCCCAGTCGGCCCGGGCCCCATCGTCCGCGGAGACCAGGCCCAGAGGAAGCAGGGGCTCCAGCGTCAGCCAGGACAGCGACAGCGAGGGTCACTCAGAGCAGTCCGAGAGGCGCTCGGGGCGCACCTCCGAGAGCCACCGCCAGTCGGGCGACAGCGCCAGGCAGTCTGGGGCCCATGGAGGCCAGAGAGCCCAGCGCCACCAGTCTGACGCTGCCCACGGACACTCGGGCACGGGCACCGCCAGGGAACACGGCACGGCACGCGGTCAGTCCACAGACAGCCCCCGGCGATCGGGCTCCCGTCACGCCGAGACTTCCTCTCGCGGACAGACCAGGACCAGCGCCCAGGCAGGCCGCGGCGGCCAGCAGGAGCAGGCAGCCGACGGCTCCCGGCGCAAGGCCTCCGCCCGGGGACAGTCCCCCTCGGGCTCCAGCACAGAGCGAACCCGCGCATCCGCCGCCTCTCCCCAGGCCAGCGACAGCGAAGCCTCCTCGGAGGAGTCCTCCCACACCGCCGGGCGCTCTGGGGCCACCTCCGGCAGCCAGCGCGCCTCCACGCGAGGCCAGGCCCCGGACGGCGCCAGGCGCTCGGGCTCCCGCCACGCCCAGACTGCCACACACACGCAGGCCGACTCTGGCCGCGCACGCTCGGGCTCCAGCACCAGGGAGGCTGAGGGGCGCCGCCGCCAGCCCTCTGCTGACGCCCCCAGACActcaggccaggcccagggccacacCTCCTCTGGGTCCCGGGCCGGCAGGCGCCGCGACTCCAGCGCCAGTCAGGACAGCGAGGCCGAGGCGCAGAACCAGCACGCAGATGGCCAGACCCGAGGCACCCACAAGACCGCCAGGGCGACGCACGAGGGTCAACGCGAGGCAACACAAGGCCGGTCGCGCGACACCTCTGGACACTCTGGGGCTCACCTCTACCTGATGTCCTCCCACGAGGaccaggaagaggaaaaaggacaGTCCAAGCCCAGGACCGGCGGCAGACAGGGCTCGCGCCACCAGCAGGAGGCCGACAGCACCCGGCACGCGGGGTCCAGCGGGAGACGCACTGAGTCTGCGCACGGCCACGCTGGAGCCGGCACGGGCGCCAGACAGGGCTCCCAGCACGAGCAGGCTAGAGACAGCGCCGCGCGCTCCCAGTCGGCCCGGGCCCCATCGTCCGCGGAGACCAGGCCCAGAGGAAGCAGGGGCTCCAGCGTCAGCCAGGACAGCGACAGCGAGGGTCACTCAGAGCAGTCCGAGAGGCGCTCGGGGCGCACCTCCGAGAGCCACCGCCAGTCGGGCGACAGCGCCAGGCAGTCTGGGGCCCATGGAGGCCAGAGAGCCCAGCGCCACCAGTCTGACGCTGCCCACGGACACTCGGGCACGGGCACCGCCAGGGAACACGGCACGGCACGCGGTCAGTCCACAGACAGCCCCCGGCGATCGGGCTCCCGTCACGCCGAGACTTCCTCTCGCGGACAGACCAGGACCAGCGCCCAGGCAGGCCGCGGCGGCCAGCAGGAGCAGGCAGCCGACGGCTCCCGGCGCAAGGCCTCCGCCCGGGGACAGTCCCCCTCGGGCTCCAGCACAGAGCGAACCCGCGCATCCGCCGCCTCTCCCCAGGCCAGCGACAGCGAAGCCTCCTCGGAGGAGTCCTCCCACACCGCCGGGCGCTCTGGGGCCACCTCCGGCAGCCAGCGCGCCTCCACGCGAGGCCAGGCCCCGGACGGCGCCAGGCGCTCGGGCTCCCGCCACGCCCAGACTGCCACACACACGCAGGCCGACTCTGGCCGCGCACGCTCGGGCTCCAGCACCAGGGAGGCTGAGGGGCGCCGCCGCCAGCCCTCTGCTGACGCCCCCAGACActcaggccaggcccagggccacacCTCCTCTGGGTCCCGGGCCGGCAGGCGCCGCGACTCCAGCGCCAGTCAGGACAGCGAGGCCGAGGCGCAGAACCAGCACGCAGATGGCCAGACCCGAGGCACCCACAAGACCGCCAGGGCGACGCACGAGGGTCAACGCGAGGCAACACAAGGCCGGTCGCGCGACACCTCTGGACACTCTGGGGCTCACCTCTACCTGATGTCCTCCCACGAGGaccaggaagaggaaaaaggacaGTCCAAGCCCAGGACCGGCGGCAGACAGGGCTCGCGCCACCAGCAGGAGGCCGACAGCACCCGGCACGCGGGGTCCAGCGGGAGACGCACTGAGTCTGCGCACGGCCACGCTGGAGCCGGCACGGGCGCCAGACAGGGCTCCCAGCACGAGCAGGCTAGAGACAGCGCCGCGCGCTCCCAGTCGGCCCGGGCCCCATCGTCCGCGGAGACCAGGCCCAGAGGAAGCAGGGGCTCCAGCGTCAGCCAGGACAGCGACAGCGAGGGTCACTCAGAGCAGTCCGAGAGGCGCTCGGGGCGCACCTCCGAGAGCCACCGCCAGTCGGGCGACAGCGCCAGGCAGTCTGGGGCCCATGGAGGCCAGAGAGCCCAGCGCCACCAGTCTGACGCTGCCCACGGACACTCGGGCACGGGCACCGCCAGGGAACACGGCACGGCACGCGGTCAGTCCACAGACAGCCCCCGGCGATCGGGCTCCCGTCACGCCGAGACTTCCTCTCGCGGACAGACCAGGACCAGCGCCCAGGCAGGCCGCGGCGGCCAGCAGGAGCAGGCAGCCGACGGCTCCCGGCGCAAGGCCTCCGCCCGGGGACAGTCCCCCTCGGGCTCCAGCACAGAGCGAACCCGCGCATCCGCCGCCTCTCCCCAGGCCAGCGACAGCGAAGCCTCCTCGGAGGAGTCCTCCCACACCGCCGGGCGCTCTGGGGCCACCTCCGGCAGCCAGCGCGCCTCCACGCGAGGCCAGGCCCCGGACGGCGCCAGGCGCTCGGGCTCCCGCCACGCCCAGACTGCCACACACACGCAGGCCGACTCTGGCCGCGCACGCTCGGGCTCCAGCACCAGGGAGGCTGAGGGGCGCCGCCGCCAGCCCTCTGCTGACGCCCCCAGACActcaggccaggcccagggccacacCTCCTCTGGGTCCCGGGCCGGCAGGCGCCGCGACTCCAGCGCCAGTCAGGACAGCGAGGCCGAGGCGCAGAACCAGCACGCAGATGGCCAGACCCGAGGCACCCACAAGACCGCCAGGGCGACGCACGAGGGTCAACGCGAGGCAACACAAGGCCGGTCGCGCGACACCTCTGGACACTCTGGGGCTCACCTCTACCTGATGTCCTCCCACGAGGaccaggaagaggaaaaaggacaGTCCAAGCCCAGGACCGGCGGCAGACAGGGCTCGCGCCACCAGCAGGAGGCCGACAGCACCCGGCACGCGGGGTCCAGCGGGAGACGCACTGAGTCTGCGCACGGCCACGCTGGAGCCGGCACGGGCGCCAGACAGGGCTCCCAGCACGAGCAGGCTAGAGACAGCGCCGCGCGCTCCCAGTCGGCCCGGGCCCCATCGTCCGCGGAGACCAGGCCCAGAGGAAGCAGGGGCTCCAGCGTCAGCCAGGACAGCGACAGCGAGGGTCACTCAGAGCAGTCCGAGAGGCGCTCGGGGCGCACCTCCGAGAGCCACCGCCAGTCGGGCGACAGCGCCAGGCAGTCTGGGGCCCATGGAGGCCAGAGAGCCCAGCGCCACCAGTCTGACGCTGCCCACGGACACTCGGGCACGGGCACCGCCAGGGAACACGGCACGGCACGCGGTCAGTCCACAGACAGCCCCCGGCGATCGGGCTCCCGTCACGCCGAGACTTCCTCTCGCGGACAGACCAGGACCAGCGCCCAGGCAGGCCGCGGCGGCCAGCAGGAGCAGGCAGCCGACGGCTCCCGGCGCAAGGCCTCCGCCCGGGGACAGTCCCCCTCGGGCTCCAGCACAGAGCGAACCCGCGCATCCGCCGCCTCTCCCCAGGCCAGCGACAGCGAAGCCTCCTCGGAGGAGTCCTCCCACACCGCCGGGCGCTCTGGGGCCACCTCCGGCAGCCAGCGCGCCTCCACGCGAGGCCAGGCCCCGGACGGCGCCAGGCGCTCGGGCTCCCGCCACGCCCAGACTGCCACACACACGCAGGCCGACTCTGGCCGCGCACGCTCGGGCTCCAGCACCAGGGAGGCTGAGGGGCGCCGCCGCCAGCCCTCTGCTGACGCCCCCAGACActcaggccaggcccagggccacacCTCCTCTGGGTCCCGGGCCGGCAGGCGCCGCGACTCCAGCGCCAGTCAGGACAGCGAGGCCGAGGCGCAGAACCAGCACGCAGATGGCCAGACCCGAGGCACCCACAAGACCGCCAGGGCGACGCACGAGGGTCAACGCGAGGCAACACAAGGCCGGTCGCGCGACACCTCTGGACACTCTGGGGCTCACCTCTACCTGATGTCCTCCCACGAGGaccaggaagaggaaaaaggacaGTCCAAGCCCAGGACCGGCGGCAGACAGGGCTCGCGCCACCAGCAGGAGGCCGACAGCACCCGGCACGCGGGGTCCAGCGGGAGACGCACTGAGTCTGCGCACGGCCACGCTGGAGCCGGCACGGGCGCCAGACAGGGCTCCCAGCACGAGCAGGCTAGAGACAGCGCCGCGCGCTCCCAGTCGGCCCGGGCCCCATCGTCCGCGGAGACCAGGCCCAGAGGAAGCAGGGGCTCCAGCGTCAGCCAGGACAGCGACAGCGAGGGTCACTCAGAGCAGTCCGAGAGGCGCTCGGGGCGCACCTCCGAGAGCCACCGCCAGTCGGGCGACAGCGCCAGGCAGTCTGGGGCCCATGGAGGCCAGAGAGCCCAGCGCCACCAGTCTGACGCTGCCCACGGACACTCGGGCACGGGCACCGCCAGGGAACACGGCACGGCACGCGGTCAGTCCACAGACAGCCCCCGGCGATCGGGCTCCCGTCACGCCGAGACTTCCTCTCGCGGACAGACCAGGACCAGCGCCCAGGCAGGCCGCGGCGGCCAGCAGGAGCAGGCAGCCGACGGCTCCCGGCGCAAGGCCTCCGCCCGGGGACAGTCCCCCTCGGGCTCCAGCACAGAGCGAACCCGCGCATCCGCCGCCTCTCCCCAGGCCAGCGACAGCGAAGCCTCCTCGGAGGAGTCCTCCCACACCGCCGGGCGCTCTGGGGCCACCTCCGGCAGCCAGCGCGCCTCCACGCGAGGCCAGGCCCCGGACGGCGCCAGGCGCTCGGGCTCCCGCCACGCCCAGACTGCCACACACACGCAGGCCGACTCTGGCCGCACACGCTCGGGCTCCAGCACCAGGGAGGCTGAGGGGCGCCGCCGCCAGCCCTCTGCTGACGCCCCCAGACACTCAGGCCAGGCTCAGGGCCACACCTCCGCTGGGTCCCGGGCAGGCAGGCGCCGCGACTCCAGCGCCAGTCAGGACAGCGAGGCCGAGGCGCAGAACCAGCACTCAGATGGTGGCCAGTCAGGGTCAACTGATGACCACGTTGGATTGTTTTCTCAGAATCATCGTGTTAGCTATTCTCATAATTCATCTACTGATAGTGGAAGCGTATATTCTCCTGAGAATTCTAAACACCTggatttcactcagtatgaagTATACTATTACTATGATTAA